A region of Nerophis ophidion isolate RoL-2023_Sa linkage group LG28, RoL_Noph_v1.0, whole genome shotgun sequence DNA encodes the following proteins:
- the LOC133544997 gene encoding zinc finger protein 501-like produces the protein MSKLHMLRALVDQRLTAAAQEIFVVLEKTIAEYEAELSRTKEENNRLMDTVFKKHQVMLHRTDVDGEHFLYEQQEEPQPLRIKEERLFKEEAMEHSISREGEDIEGLEESPGTGVPVKSEGEERGGAEPPTQHMTTEADGDHCGGSQADKLLAPQSDSEDTTSHSPDTDDEDSKDDQTCHTDDTHLKSFGLKTSLKNDTGEKCGKIFCIKGDLIQHARAHTQEEPFSCSVCGATFARKDSLKSHMRTHAVEKPFLCSVCDSRFAQRQQLENHMRTHAGEKPEFESSLARSQNLTKHVTVHPGEKPFPCSICGVCFSRKLTLTHHMAVHTGGKAFPCSICGVCFSRNRDLTIHMRRHTGERPFSCSMCDSSFVRSQELKKHMTVHTGEKPFCCSICGMCFSRGDSLMEHTRRHTGEKVLSCSVCGERFSYKYQLNKHKCAGENCSSKIEKRPPPGLNPQS, from the exons ATGAGTAAATTACacatgttgagagcgttggtggaccagcgactaactgctgccgcccaagaaatatttgtagtgttagaaaaaacgatagcagaatacgaggcggaactttctagaacaaaggAGGAGAACAATCGGCTAATGGACACTGtcttcaagaaacatcaagttatgttacacagaacag acgtCGACGGAGAACATTTTCTCTACGAGCAgcaggaggagccacagcccctcCGCATAAAAGAGGAACGACTCTTTAAAGAGGAAGcgatggaacacagcatcagtcggGAGGGAGAGGAcattgaaggactggaggagtccCCAGgtactggtgtccctgtgaagagtgaaggtgaggagaggggaggggcggagcctccaactcaacacatgacaacagaagctgatggagaccactgtggaggatcacaagcagacaagctcttagctccacaaTCAGATAGTGAAGACACAacctcacactctcctgacactgatgatgaagactctaaagatgatcagacatgtcacactgacgacACTCACTTGAAAAGTTTTGGCCTCAAAACGTCTCTGAAAAATGACACCGGAGAGAAATGTGGTAAAATATTTTGTATAAAAGGAGACCTGATCCAACACGCAAGAGCACATACCCAAGAGGAACCCTTTTCCTGTTCGGTGTGCGGGGCAACTTTTGCTAGAAAGGACAGTTTGAAAAGCCACATGAGAACACACGCCGTAGAGAAACCCTTTTTGTGTTCTGTGTGCGACTCGCGTTTTGCTCAAAGGCAACAGTTGGAAAACCACATGAGAACGCACGCTGGAGAGAAACCGGAGTTTGAGTCAAGTCTTGCACGAAGTCAAAACTTGACAAAACACGTGACGGTACACCCGGGCGAGAAACCTTTCCCCTGTTCCATCTGTGGTGTGTGTTTTTCAAGGAAATTAACCCTGACACATCACATGGCCGTGCACACCGGGGGGAAAGCTTTCCCTTGTTCCATCTGCGGCGTGTGTTTCTCCAGGAATCGCGATCTGACCATTCACATGAGACGGCACACGGGAGAAAGACCCTTTTCGTGTTCCATGTGCGACTCCAGCTTCGTCCGAAGTCAAGAGTTGAAAAAACACATGACGGTGCACACGGGGGAAAAACCTTTTTGCTGTTCAATCTGTGGCATGTGTTTCTCGAGAGGGGACAGTTTGATGGAACACACGAGAAGACACACCGGGGAAAAAGTGCTGAGTTGCAGCGTGTGTGGCGAAAGGTTCTCTTATAAGTACCAACTTAACAAACACAAGTGCGCTGGTGAGAACTGCAGCAGTAAAATAGAAAAGAGACCCCCACCAGGCCTAAACCCCCAGTCGTAA